From the genome of Parazoarcus communis, one region includes:
- a CDS encoding P-II family nitrogen regulator encodes MKFISAIIKPFKLDEVRMALAEVGVQGLTVTDVKGFGRQKGHTELYRGAEYVVDFLPKTKVEVAVDDALVDVAVAAIEKSAVTGKIGDGKIFVFDLLDAVRIRTGESGAQAL; translated from the coding sequence ATGAAATTCATCAGCGCAATTATCAAGCCGTTCAAGCTCGACGAAGTGCGTATGGCACTGGCAGAGGTGGGTGTGCAGGGGCTCACCGTCACCGACGTCAAGGGTTTCGGACGCCAGAAGGGGCACACCGAGCTCTACCGCGGGGCCGAGTACGTGGTGGATTTTCTGCCCAAGACCAAGGTTGAGGTCGCGGTGGACGATGCGCTGGTCGATGTCGCCGTCGCCGCGATCGAGAAGTCTGCCGTCACCGGCAAGATCGGCGACGGAAAAATCTTCGTTTTCGATCTTCTCGATGCCGTACGAATCCGCACCGGTGAGTCCGGTGCGCAGGCCCTGTAA
- a CDS encoding ammonium transporter, whose amino-acid sequence MQKIFAPLAMLFAMLFMSPAWADTAAAPVPDKGDVTWLIVSTLLVVMMAAPGLGLFYGGMVRAKNMLSVLMQTLVVFCMLGILWAIYGYSLAFTEGNAFIGGFDKLFLQGVTADSLTGTFSKGVVVPEFIYIAFQLTFAAITPALIVGAFAERIKFSAVLVFMALWFTFSYLPLAHMVWFWAGPDAYTSAEAADAATATAGFLFQKGALDFAGGTVVHINAGIAALVAAIMVGKRLGYGRETMAPHNLPMTMVGGSLLWVGWFGFNVGSNMEATGVATLAVINTMLATCAATFAWTLTEWARKGKPSMLGAISGAIAGLVVITPACGFVGPMGSLIMGGLVGVICYWGVNGLKRALGVDDSLDVFGVHGIGGIVGALLTGVFAAPSLGGTGVWDYVTDSVAEYDMMSQVIAQAWGVGTAVVWSAVVSFIALKLVDLTIGLRVSEEEEREGLDISSHGETAYHS is encoded by the coding sequence ATGCAAAAAATTTTCGCGCCGCTGGCGATGCTGTTCGCCATGCTGTTCATGTCGCCCGCCTGGGCAGACACGGCCGCTGCACCGGTACCCGACAAGGGCGACGTCACCTGGCTGATCGTGTCGACCCTGCTCGTGGTGATGATGGCTGCACCCGGCCTGGGGCTGTTCTACGGTGGCATGGTACGTGCCAAGAACATGCTCTCGGTGCTGATGCAGACCCTGGTGGTGTTCTGCATGCTCGGCATCCTGTGGGCGATCTACGGCTACTCGCTCGCCTTCACCGAAGGCAATGCCTTCATTGGCGGCTTCGACAAGCTCTTCCTGCAGGGCGTGACGGCGGATTCTCTGACCGGCACCTTCAGCAAGGGCGTGGTCGTGCCCGAGTTCATCTACATCGCCTTCCAGCTCACCTTCGCTGCGATTACCCCGGCGCTGATCGTGGGTGCCTTCGCCGAGCGCATCAAGTTCTCGGCCGTGCTGGTCTTCATGGCGCTGTGGTTCACCTTCTCCTATCTGCCGCTGGCACACATGGTGTGGTTCTGGGCCGGTCCTGACGCCTATACCAGCGCCGAGGCTGCCGATGCCGCAACCGCGACGGCAGGCTTCCTGTTCCAGAAGGGTGCGCTCGACTTTGCCGGTGGCACGGTGGTGCACATCAATGCCGGTATCGCCGCGCTGGTCGCCGCGATCATGGTGGGCAAGCGGCTTGGTTACGGCCGCGAAACCATGGCTCCGCACAACCTGCCGATGACGATGGTCGGCGGCTCGCTGCTGTGGGTGGGCTGGTTCGGCTTCAATGTCGGTTCCAACATGGAAGCCACCGGTGTCGCCACGCTGGCGGTCATCAACACCATGCTCGCAACCTGCGCCGCCACCTTCGCGTGGACGCTGACCGAGTGGGCGCGCAAGGGCAAGCCTTCAATGCTTGGCGCGATCTCGGGTGCGATCGCCGGTCTGGTGGTCATCACCCCCGCGTGCGGCTTCGTTGGCCCGATGGGCAGCCTGATCATGGGCGGTCTGGTCGGTGTGATCTGCTACTGGGGCGTCAATGGCCTCAAGCGTGCGCTCGGCGTGGATGACTCGCTCGACGTGTTCGGTGTGCATGGCATCGGCGGCATCGTCGGCGCGCTGCTGACGGGCGTGTTTGCCGCGCCTTCGCTTGGCGGTACCGGGGTGTGGGACTACGTCACCGACTCGGTCGCCGAGTACGACATGATGTCGCAGGTGATCGCCCAGGCCTGGGGTGTGGGTACAGCCGTGGTGTGGTCTGCCGTGGTGTCCTTCATTGCCCTGAAGCTGGTCGACCTGACCATCGGTCTGCGTGTCTCTGAAGAAGAAGAGCGCGAAGGCCTGGACATCAGCTCGCACGGCGAAACCGCCTATCACTCCTGA
- a CDS encoding helix-turn-helix domain-containing protein, whose amino-acid sequence MSESTSTGSLERYLGNTLREIRLKHGLTIADVATLANISRGMLSKIENAQTATSLETLSRLAQALGVSLATLFKSYDVPSGSAQLVPKGDGMEVVRRGTKRGHTYHLLSYGQGPTKTFEPFLITIDHESETFPIFEHPGTEFIYMLEGSIEYRHGQHTYVLNPGDALTFDGEVPHGPERMIQCPIRFLSILMYPNPA is encoded by the coding sequence ATGTCCGAGTCGACCTCGACGGGGAGTCTCGAGCGCTATCTGGGCAACACGCTGCGCGAGATCCGGCTCAAGCACGGACTCACGATTGCCGACGTCGCCACGCTCGCCAACATCAGCCGCGGCATGCTGTCCAAGATCGAGAACGCCCAGACTGCGACCAGCCTGGAAACCCTGTCCCGCCTTGCGCAGGCGCTGGGTGTTTCACTCGCAACGCTGTTCAAGAGCTATGACGTTCCGTCCGGCAGCGCCCAGCTGGTGCCGAAGGGCGACGGCATGGAAGTGGTGCGGCGCGGCACGAAGCGCGGCCACACCTACCATTTGCTGTCTTACGGCCAGGGGCCAACAAAGACCTTCGAACCTTTCCTGATCACGATTGATCACGAATCCGAAACCTTTCCGATCTTCGAGCACCCCGGCACCGAGTTCATCTACATGCTCGAGGGCAGCATCGAATACCGTCATGGCCAGCACACCTATGTGCTCAACCCGGGCGACGCCCTCACCTTCGATGGCGAGGTTCCGCATGGGCCGGAAAGAATGATCCAGTGCCCGATCCGCTTTCTGAGCATCCTGATGTACCCGAACCCGGCCTGA
- the purU gene encoding formyltetrahydrofolate deformylase — MSPPRRYTLSLSCPDRVGVVAAVSSFLAGHQGWITEANHHADVDGKRFFMRQEILADSLPFDIDVLREKFAPIAREFDMDWKISDSARKKRVVVMVSKQEHCLYDLLSRWHADELNIEIPCVISNHETFRGLVEWHGIPFHHVPVTPDTKAEAYARVEDLYREAGGDVMVLARYMQILSPGLCDRYPGRIINIHHSFLPSFVGAKPYHQAYERGVKLIGATCHYVTSELDQGPIIEQDVIRIDHSDAPEDLVRYGKDIEKAVLARGLRYHLEDRVLVHGNKTVVFR; from the coding sequence ATGTCACCACCGCGTCGCTACACCTTGTCGCTTTCCTGCCCGGATCGGGTGGGGGTCGTCGCCGCTGTCAGCAGCTTTCTCGCCGGCCACCAGGGCTGGATCACCGAGGCGAACCACCACGCGGACGTGGACGGCAAGCGCTTCTTCATGCGTCAGGAGATCCTGGCCGACTCGCTGCCCTTCGACATCGATGTGCTGCGCGAGAAGTTCGCGCCGATCGCACGTGAATTCGACATGGACTGGAAGATCAGCGACAGCGCGCGCAAGAAGCGCGTGGTGGTGATGGTGAGCAAGCAGGAGCACTGCCTGTACGACCTGCTGTCGCGCTGGCATGCCGATGAGCTGAACATCGAGATCCCGTGCGTGATCTCCAACCACGAGACCTTCCGCGGGCTGGTGGAGTGGCACGGCATTCCCTTCCATCACGTGCCGGTCACGCCCGACACCAAGGCCGAGGCCTACGCCAGGGTCGAGGACCTGTACCGCGAAGCCGGGGGAGACGTGATGGTGCTGGCGCGCTACATGCAGATCCTGTCGCCGGGGCTGTGCGATCGCTACCCGGGCCGGATCATCAACATCCACCACAGCTTCCTGCCCAGCTTCGTGGGCGCCAAGCCCTACCACCAGGCCTATGAGCGTGGCGTGAAGCTGATCGGCGCGACCTGCCACTACGTGACCTCGGAGCTCGATCAGGGCCCGATCATCGAGCAGGACGTGATCCGCATCGACCACTCGGACGCACCGGAAGATCTGGTGCGCTACGGCAAGGACATCGAGAAAGCGGTCCTCGCCCGCGGCCTGCGCTACCACCTGGAAGACCGGGTGCTTGTGCATGGCAATAAAACCGTCGTTTTCCGCTAA
- a CDS encoding FAD-dependent oxidoreductase, with amino-acid sequence MPWRLLRFALNRKHPEPRMFTTHDKLKSSYDVVIIGAGGHGLAAAYYLATEHGIKNVCVLEKGYIGGGNTGRNTTIIRSNYLTPEGVKFYDESVNLWQDLSRDFDLNLFYANRGHFTLAHTDSALRTMRWRAEVNKHYGVDSEVVGPEAVKEAAPMIDLSCAGHSPILGALYHAPGSVARHDAVAWGYGRGADQRGVEIHQQTEVLGIDVQGGKVKGVSTSRGYISTNKVLCAVAGSTPRILKMVDVRTPIYIHPLQAMVSEPVKPWLDPILVSGSLHVYISQSARGELVMGASLDPYELHATRSTLDFVEGLTSHMLDMFPFMSNVKVMRQWAGMADMTPDFAPIMGKTPVEGFYLDSGWGTWGFKATPVCGKTMAHTLVNDTPHPLITGFSLDRFSNYALTGEKGAASVGH; translated from the coding sequence ATGCCCTGGCGTCTATTGCGCTTCGCCCTGAACAGGAAGCATCCGGAGCCCCGGATGTTCACCACCCACGACAAGCTCAAGTCGAGCTACGACGTCGTGATCATCGGTGCCGGCGGCCACGGCCTCGCCGCGGCCTACTACCTGGCCACCGAGCACGGCATCAAGAACGTGTGCGTGCTCGAGAAGGGCTATATCGGCGGAGGCAACACCGGCCGCAACACCACCATCATCCGCTCCAACTACCTCACGCCCGAGGGCGTGAAGTTCTACGACGAGTCGGTGAACCTGTGGCAGGACCTGTCGCGCGACTTCGACCTCAACCTGTTCTACGCCAATCGCGGCCACTTCACGCTGGCGCACACGGATTCGGCGCTGCGCACCATGCGCTGGCGTGCCGAGGTCAACAAGCACTACGGCGTCGATTCCGAAGTGGTCGGCCCGGAAGCGGTGAAAGAAGCTGCGCCGATGATCGACCTCTCGTGCGCCGGTCATTCGCCCATCCTCGGTGCGCTCTATCACGCACCGGGTTCGGTGGCACGTCACGACGCGGTGGCCTGGGGCTACGGCCGCGGTGCCGACCAGCGCGGGGTGGAGATCCACCAGCAGACCGAAGTGCTCGGCATCGATGTGCAGGGCGGAAAGGTGAAGGGGGTCAGCACCTCGCGCGGCTACATCTCCACCAACAAGGTGCTGTGTGCGGTCGCCGGTTCGACCCCGCGCATCCTGAAGATGGTCGACGTGCGCACGCCGATCTACATCCATCCGCTGCAGGCCATGGTCAGCGAGCCGGTCAAGCCCTGGCTCGATCCGATCCTGGTGTCCGGCAGCCTGCACGTTTACATCAGCCAGTCGGCACGCGGCGAACTGGTGATGGGCGCCTCGCTCGATCCGTACGAGTTGCATGCGACGCGCTCGACGCTGGACTTCGTCGAGGGCCTCACCTCGCACATGCTCGACATGTTCCCCTTCATGTCCAACGTGAAGGTGATGCGGCAATGGGCCGGCATGGCCGACATGACGCCGGACTTCGCGCCGATCATGGGCAAGACGCCGGTGGAAGGCTTCTACCTCGATTCGGGCTGGGGGACCTGGGGCTTCAAGGCCACGCCGGTGTGCGGCAAGACCATGGCCCACACCCTCGTCAATGACACGCCACATCCCCTGATCACCGGCTTCTCCCTCGACCGCTTCAGCAACTACGCGCTGACCGGTGAAAAGGGTGCGGCTTCGGTCGGCCACTAA
- a CDS encoding sarcosine oxidase subunit delta — translation MKIMTCPLNGPRPVSEFFYWGEVRPMPDPDACTDVEWADYVFNRNGAPGVKREWWCHTPSNTWFIAERDTEKDIVLKTYFYQGDA, via the coding sequence ATGAAGATCATGACCTGTCCCCTGAACGGCCCGCGCCCGGTCTCCGAGTTCTTTTACTGGGGCGAAGTGCGCCCGATGCCGGACCCCGACGCCTGCACGGACGTCGAGTGGGCCGACTACGTATTCAACCGCAACGGCGCCCCCGGCGTGAAGCGCGAGTGGTGGTGCCACACCCCGAGCAACACCTGGTTCATCGCCGAGCGCGACACCGAGAAGGACATCGTGCTCAAGACCTACTTCTATCAGGGAGATGCGTGA
- a CDS encoding 2Fe-2S iron-sulfur cluster-binding protein, which produces MRLPATSGEWIDRSAPIEFKFEGRTYTGYAGDTVSSALWGADVRVLGRSFKYHRPRGVLSLANHDTNALHQWGDQPNVRADVVPLQAGMDLTAVNTFGGLDGDKGRVLGRFARFLPVGFYYKAFHTKRLFPMWERMFRAMTGLGKVDLNSPTRRTPKAYDFCDVLVIGAGPSGLSAALAAAAQGAEVVVVDENARAGGSAGYQIGNDPARVELLTGLMAQVSANPRIRVLTSTYAAGYYKDHWLPLVSAERMLKMRAGSVVVASGGFEQPAVFRYNDLPGIMLASAAQRLMHRYGVKPMQRALVLVANADGYRAALDLLARGVTVAAVVDLRADAGMAAPLARQLRDAKVEVLMSSCVVEAVPGADGASVAAARVGAVQADGSPAASLRDIACDGILMSVGWAPAANLLYQAGTRMRFDRAVEQFVPDVLPDGVFACGRVNGVHELSRRMADGTRAGSHAAAAAGFGEAVGSALAPEVESPSHPWPIVAHPEGKNFVDFDEDLQLKDFHNAVQEGFDNIELLKRYSTVGMGPSQGKHSNMNGLRILARLSGKEPQQVGTTTARPFYHPVPMAILAGRGFNPERRTPLHSRHEALGAKWMPAGVWQRPEFYQVAGKARLDCIREEVAAVRGGLGLIDVGTLGKLEVIGPQAAEFLERVYTSNYANLKVGMTRYAVMCDESGVVIDDGVVARLAEDHFYFTTTTSGAATIYRELSRLNTMWGLDCGIVNHTGAFAAMNLAGPRSREVLATLTTTDLSAAAFPYLAVRECTVADIPARLMRVGFVGEWGYEIHVPARFGGALWDALMAAGAAHGVRPFGVEAQRLLRLEKGHIIIGQDTDGLTTPLEVGMGWAVKMAKPFFVGQRSLKAIASKKLKQQLAGFTLPPGYSGGVPLECNLVIADGDIAGRVTSIAWSAALGRHIGLVFLRPDLATVGSKVSVRLTDGSMVEVEVSATPFYDPENMKQKEAV; this is translated from the coding sequence ATGCGATTGCCCGCCACCAGCGGCGAGTGGATTGACCGCTCCGCACCCATCGAATTCAAGTTTGAAGGCCGCACCTACACCGGCTACGCCGGCGACACGGTGAGCTCTGCCCTGTGGGGTGCGGATGTCCGCGTGCTCGGCCGCAGCTTCAAGTATCACCGCCCGCGTGGCGTGCTCTCGCTCGCCAACCACGACACCAATGCGCTGCATCAGTGGGGCGACCAGCCCAATGTGCGTGCCGACGTGGTGCCGCTGCAGGCCGGCATGGATCTCACCGCGGTCAACACCTTCGGCGGCCTCGACGGCGACAAGGGTCGGGTGCTCGGCCGCTTCGCCCGCTTCCTGCCGGTGGGCTTCTACTACAAGGCCTTTCACACCAAGCGTCTGTTCCCGATGTGGGAGCGCATGTTCCGTGCGATGACCGGCCTGGGCAAGGTCGATCTCAACAGCCCCACCCGTCGTACCCCCAAGGCTTACGATTTCTGCGATGTGCTGGTGATCGGTGCCGGTCCGTCCGGTCTGTCCGCTGCGCTTGCCGCCGCTGCCCAGGGTGCCGAGGTCGTGGTGGTGGATGAGAACGCACGCGCAGGCGGCAGCGCCGGCTATCAGATCGGCAACGATCCGGCGCGGGTCGAGCTCCTCACCGGCCTGATGGCCCAGGTGTCTGCCAACCCGCGGATCCGGGTGCTCACCAGCACCTATGCGGCGGGCTACTACAAGGATCACTGGCTGCCCCTGGTCAGCGCCGAGCGCATGCTCAAGATGCGTGCCGGCAGCGTGGTGGTGGCCAGCGGCGGCTTTGAACAGCCGGCGGTGTTCCGCTACAACGATCTGCCCGGAATCATGCTGGCTTCGGCCGCCCAGCGTCTGATGCACCGCTACGGCGTCAAGCCGATGCAGCGTGCCCTGGTGCTGGTGGCCAACGCCGACGGTTACCGCGCGGCACTTGATCTGCTGGCGCGTGGCGTGACGGTTGCGGCCGTGGTCGATCTGCGTGCGGATGCGGGCATGGCGGCTCCGCTGGCGCGGCAGTTGCGCGATGCCAAGGTCGAGGTGCTGATGTCGAGCTGCGTCGTCGAGGCGGTACCGGGTGCGGATGGTGCCAGCGTGGCCGCAGCGCGCGTCGGCGCGGTGCAGGCGGACGGCTCGCCTGCCGCCAGCCTGCGTGACATCGCCTGTGACGGCATCCTGATGAGTGTGGGCTGGGCGCCGGCTGCCAACCTGCTGTACCAGGCTGGCACCAGGATGCGCTTCGACCGCGCGGTCGAGCAGTTCGTACCCGATGTGCTGCCCGACGGCGTGTTCGCCTGCGGCCGTGTCAACGGTGTGCATGAGCTCTCGCGGCGCATGGCCGATGGCACCCGCGCAGGCAGTCACGCCGCAGCGGCTGCAGGTTTCGGCGAGGCCGTCGGCAGCGCGCTTGCGCCGGAAGTGGAATCGCCCAGCCATCCGTGGCCGATCGTGGCCCACCCCGAGGGCAAGAACTTCGTCGATTTCGACGAGGACCTGCAGCTCAAGGATTTCCACAACGCGGTGCAGGAAGGCTTCGACAACATCGAGCTGCTCAAGCGTTACTCCACCGTGGGCATGGGCCCCAGCCAGGGCAAGCACTCCAACATGAACGGCCTGCGCATTCTGGCCCGGCTCTCGGGCAAGGAGCCGCAGCAGGTCGGCACCACCACGGCGCGTCCCTTCTACCACCCGGTACCGATGGCGATCCTGGCCGGGCGCGGCTTCAACCCCGAGCGCCGCACCCCGCTGCACTCGCGCCATGAGGCGCTGGGCGCGAAGTGGATGCCGGCCGGCGTGTGGCAGCGTCCCGAGTTCTACCAGGTGGCGGGCAAGGCGAGGCTGGACTGCATTCGCGAAGAGGTCGCAGCCGTGCGTGGCGGCCTTGGCCTGATCGATGTCGGCACGCTGGGCAAGCTCGAAGTGATCGGGCCGCAGGCCGCCGAGTTCCTTGAGCGCGTCTATACCTCCAACTACGCCAACCTCAAGGTCGGCATGACCCGCTACGCGGTGATGTGCGACGAGTCGGGCGTGGTGATCGACGACGGCGTGGTCGCACGACTGGCAGAGGATCACTTCTACTTCACCACCACCACCTCGGGTGCGGCGACGATCTACCGCGAACTGTCGCGCCTCAACACGATGTGGGGGCTGGATTGCGGCATCGTCAATCACACCGGCGCCTTCGCCGCGATGAACCTGGCCGGTCCGCGCTCCCGCGAGGTGCTGGCCACACTGACAACGACCGATCTCTCGGCGGCTGCCTTCCCCTACCTCGCGGTACGTGAATGCACCGTGGCCGACATCCCCGCCCGGCTGATGCGGGTGGGCTTCGTCGGCGAGTGGGGCTACGAGATTCACGTTCCGGCACGCTTCGGCGGCGCGCTGTGGGACGCGCTGATGGCGGCTGGCGCTGCGCATGGTGTTCGCCCCTTCGGTGTCGAAGCCCAGCGTCTGCTGCGGCTGGAGAAGGGCCACATCATCATCGGCCAGGACACCGACGGCCTCACCACACCGCTCGAAGTCGGCATGGGCTGGGCAGTGAAGATGGCCAAGCCCTTCTTCGTCGGTCAGCGCAGCCTCAAGGCCATCGCCTCGAAGAAGCTGAAGCAGCAGTTGGCAGGCTTCACGCTGCCGCCGGGCTACAGCGGTGGCGTACCGCTGGAATGCAACCTGGTCATCGCCGACGGCGACATCGCCGGTCGCGTCACCAGCATTGCCTGGAGCGCGGCCCTTGGTCGCCACATCGGACTGGTTTTCCTGCGCCCTGACCTCGCCACCGTGGGCTCCAAGGTCAGCGTTCGCCTGACCGACGGCAGCATGGTCGAAGTCGAGGTCAGCGCAACCCCGTTCTACGACCCTGAAAACATGAAGCAGAAGGAGGCGGTATGA
- the glnT gene encoding type III glutamate--ammonia ligase produces the protein MTPIEAKQFLADNKVKYILAQFVDIHGTAKTKSVPVSHFDEIITNGAGFAGFAVTGLGIEPNGPDFMAVGDLDTLSLVPWQPGYARIACDGHVKREPWPLDTRVVLKNQIKRLDAKGYTFFTGLEPEFSLLKKDAAGNIIPTDPTDTLPKPCYDYKGLSRNREFLEKLVESLREVDVDVYQIDHEDANGQFEINYTYADCLTSADHYLLFKMAASEIANDLGMICSFMPKPFANRPGNGMHIHMSIGDKEGNANLFADRTDKYGLGLSKLAYQFLAGILAHAPALAAICAPTVNSYKRLVVGRSLTGATWAPAYISYGDNNRSSMVRIPGGRLELRLPDGACNPYLATAAVIAAGLDGIERNLDPGEPHNQNLYEMSPAQLKEAGIGILPQNLHEALIALEQDTVLCKALGPVADEFLRLKHMEWVEYMRHVSDWEVKNYLEFF, from the coding sequence ATGACGCCCATCGAAGCCAAGCAGTTCCTCGCCGACAACAAGGTCAAGTACATCCTGGCCCAGTTTGTCGATATTCACGGCACTGCCAAAACCAAATCCGTTCCTGTCTCCCATTTCGACGAAATCATCACCAACGGCGCCGGCTTTGCCGGCTTCGCGGTGACGGGTCTCGGTATCGAACCCAACGGCCCCGACTTCATGGCGGTGGGTGATCTCGACACCCTGTCGCTGGTGCCCTGGCAGCCGGGCTATGCCCGCATCGCCTGTGACGGCCACGTCAAGCGCGAGCCCTGGCCGCTGGATACCCGCGTGGTGCTGAAGAATCAGATCAAGCGTCTCGATGCCAAGGGCTATACCTTCTTCACCGGGCTCGAGCCGGAGTTCTCGCTGCTCAAGAAGGATGCCGCGGGCAACATCATCCCGACCGATCCGACCGACACCCTGCCCAAGCCCTGTTACGACTACAAGGGGCTTTCGCGCAATCGCGAGTTCCTCGAAAAGCTGGTCGAGAGCCTGCGCGAGGTCGATGTCGATGTCTATCAGATCGACCACGAGGACGCCAACGGCCAGTTCGAGATCAACTACACCTACGCTGACTGCCTGACCTCGGCCGACCACTATCTGCTGTTCAAGATGGCGGCCTCCGAGATCGCGAACGACCTCGGCATGATCTGCTCCTTCATGCCCAAGCCCTTCGCCAACCGGCCGGGCAACGGCATGCACATCCACATGTCGATCGGTGACAAGGAAGGCAACGCCAACCTGTTCGCCGACAGGACCGACAAGTACGGCCTCGGGCTGTCGAAGCTGGCCTACCAGTTCCTCGCCGGCATCCTCGCCCACGCGCCGGCGCTGGCCGCGATCTGCGCGCCTACGGTCAACTCCTACAAGCGTCTGGTGGTGGGCCGTTCGCTGACCGGCGCCACCTGGGCACCGGCCTACATCAGCTACGGCGACAACAACCGTTCGTCGATGGTGCGTATCCCCGGCGGACGTCTCGAACTGCGCCTGCCGGACGGCGCCTGCAACCCCTATCTGGCCACCGCTGCGGTGATCGCCGCCGGCCTCGACGGTATCGAGCGCAACCTCGACCCGGGTGAGCCGCACAACCAGAACCTGTACGAGATGAGCCCGGCGCAGCTGAAGGAAGCCGGGATCGGCATCCTGCCGCAGAACCTGCATGAAGCGCTGATCGCACTCGAGCAGGACACCGTGCTGTGCAAGGCACTCGGCCCCGTGGCCGACGAGTTCCTGCGCCTCAAGCACATGGAGTGGGTGGAGTACATGCGTCACGTGTCGGACTGGGAAGTCAAGAACTACCTCGAATTCTTCTGA
- a CDS encoding class II glutamine amidotransferase, producing MCGIVGLLVKTPALRERLGELMVPMLIGMTERGPDSAGLAVFGQPLPESERKISLYSGLTEDGADFNWLGLSHELKSHLGVSAQVEAKGNHAVLSFGLAPEVVKRWVKEHYPKLHILSTGRSIDLYKDIGTPAEVAARYGFAGLKGSHLVGHTRMATESAVTPDRAHPFTAGEDFCLVHNGSLSNPNGIRRMLEPRGISFETDNDTEAACRFLEWRLREGDDLETALQKGFEELDGFYTFLMGTPDKLALIRDPFACKPAVVAETDDYVAIASEFRSLAHLPGVKHAHVFEPAPEEMYVWNA from the coding sequence ATGTGTGGAATCGTCGGATTGCTGGTCAAGACACCGGCATTGCGTGAAAGACTGGGCGAGTTGATGGTCCCGATGCTGATCGGCATGACCGAGCGCGGACCCGACTCGGCCGGCCTCGCGGTATTCGGTCAGCCCTTGCCCGAGAGCGAGCGCAAGATCAGCCTGTATTCCGGCCTCACCGAAGACGGCGCCGACTTCAACTGGCTCGGCCTCAGTCACGAACTGAAGTCGCACCTGGGTGTGAGCGCTCAGGTCGAGGCCAAGGGCAACCATGCGGTCCTCAGCTTCGGCCTCGCGCCGGAGGTGGTGAAGCGCTGGGTGAAGGAGCATTACCCCAAGCTGCACATCCTTTCGACCGGTCGCAGCATCGACCTGTACAAGGACATCGGCACGCCGGCTGAAGTCGCTGCGCGTTACGGTTTTGCCGGTCTCAAGGGTTCGCACCTGGTCGGTCACACGCGGATGGCGACCGAATCGGCGGTGACGCCGGACCGCGCCCACCCTTTCACTGCAGGCGAGGATTTCTGCCTGGTGCATAACGGCTCGCTGTCGAATCCCAACGGCATCCGCCGCATGCTGGAGCCGCGCGGTATCAGCTTCGAGACCGACAACGATACCGAGGCTGCGTGCCGCTTCCTGGAATGGCGCCTGCGCGAAGGCGACGACCTCGAAACCGCGCTGCAGAAGGGCTTCGAGGAGCTCGACGGCTTCTACACCTTCCTCATGGGTACGCCGGACAAGCTCGCGCTGATCCGCGATCCCTTTGCCTGCAAGCCCGCCGTCGTGGCGGAAACCGATGACTACGTGGCCATTGCCTCCGAATTCCGTTCGCTGGCCCACCTGCCGGGCGTGAAGCACGCCCATGTGTTTGAACCTGCGCCCGAGGAGATGTACGTATGGAACGCCTGA
- a CDS encoding protein glxC, producing the protein MERLTFDLATTSLRELNTFLHTDAKEGKVEAVTVVNPDGAHNIAVGLDCPISVEVVGHAGYYAGGMNKSATITIDGSAGTGVGENMMSGKVHVKGFASNGAGASAQGGLLVIEGDAGLRCGISLKGGNIVVGGSVGSFSAFMAQAGTMVICGDAGDALGDSLYEAVLYVKGSVKSLGADAQYEPMTDADIATVAGLLDKAGLDHDPKAFKRIASQRSLYHWNADANQEY; encoded by the coding sequence ATGGAACGCCTGACTTTCGATCTCGCCACCACTTCGCTGCGGGAGCTCAACACCTTCCTGCACACGGATGCCAAGGAAGGCAAGGTGGAAGCGGTGACCGTCGTCAATCCGGACGGCGCCCACAACATCGCAGTCGGGCTCGACTGCCCGATCAGTGTCGAAGTGGTCGGCCACGCCGGCTATTACGCCGGTGGCATGAACAAGTCGGCGACCATCACCATTGACGGCAGCGCCGGTACCGGTGTGGGCGAGAACATGATGAGCGGCAAGGTGCACGTGAAGGGCTTTGCCTCCAACGGCGCCGGTGCTTCGGCCCAGGGCGGACTGCTGGTCATCGAAGGCGACGCCGGGCTGCGCTGCGGCATCTCGCTCAAGGGCGGCAACATCGTGGTTGGTGGCTCGGTCGGCAGCTTCTCGGCCTTCATGGCCCAGGCCGGCACCATGGTGATCTGCGGCGACGCGGGCGACGCGCTCGGCGACTCGCTGTACGAGGCGGTGCTGTACGTGAAGGGCTCGGTGAAATCGCTCGGCGCCGATGCGCAGTACGAGCCGATGACCGACGCCGACATCGCCACCGTGGCCGGACTGCTCGACAAGGCCGGTCTGGATCACGACCCCAAGGCATTCAAGCGGATCGCCTCGCAGCGTTCCCTCTACCACTGGAACGCCGACGCGAACCAGGAATATTGA